In Thermotoga sp. Mc24, the following are encoded in one genomic region:
- a CDS encoding ATP-binding cassette domain-containing protein — protein MPLLEIKNLTKIFTIGSIFSRTRIVAVDNVNFDINEAEIFTLAGESGCGKTTTAKIILGFEEPTSGEIIYKGRKIDRVHQNEKERRELLKEIQAVFQNPFSTFNPLRKVDRYFYETLFNLGIADTKKKAEEIIKEKLSAVGISFEEFSEKYPSEFS, from the coding sequence ATGCCGCTTCTTGAGATAAAAAATCTGACGAAGATCTTCACCATAGGGAGTATCTTCTCCAGAACGAGGATAGTGGCTGTAGACAACGTGAACTTCGATATAAACGAAGCAGAGATCTTCACCCTCGCTGGAGAGAGCGGCTGTGGAAAGACCACGACCGCCAAGATCATCCTCGGCTTTGAAGAACCCACCTCCGGTGAGATCATCTACAAAGGAAGAAAGATCGATCGTGTGCATCAGAACGAAAAGGAAAGAAGAGAGCTTCTAAAAGAAATACAGGCAGTCTTCCAGAATCCGTTCTCCACGTTCAACCCCCTCAGGAAGGTGGACAGGTACTTCTATGAGACACTCTTCAACCTTGGCATAGCGGATACAAAAAAGAAGGCAGAAGAGATCATCAAAGAGAAACTCTCCGCAGTCGGTATCTCCTTTGAAGAATTCTCCGAGAAGTACCCAAGTGAGTTCTC